The Burkholderia lata genome contains a region encoding:
- a CDS encoding bifunctional cobalt-precorrin-7 (C(5))-methyltransferase/cobalt-precorrin-6B (C(15))-methyltransferase — protein MTAWLTVVGIGDDGYAGLGRSARRALLDATLVVGAKRHLDMLPARLPAARETWPSPFDLAGVLARRASPVCVLASGDPMLFGVGATLARQLSPDEWRVLPAPSSLSLAAARLGWALQDVGAVSLVGRPLATLARHLLPGRRLFVLSADGRTPAAVAAELVARGFGPTRISVFEHLGGPLERRLDGLAQGWRIDETAALNLVALDCQACPDAPRRALTPGLPDDAYRHDGQLTKRDLRAMTLGRLAPVPGELLWDVGAGSGSIGIEWMRAHPSCQAIAIEAHAERQRFIEHNRDALGVPGLQLVAGRAPDALAGLAAPDAIFIGGGATAPGVLDACWAALKPGGRLVANAVTLQGEMALAAWRDAHGGTLTRVSLAHAEPLGRFDTWRQPLPVTLYDVRKPDTADTPAPSTATNATDA, from the coding sequence ATGACGGCGTGGCTGACAGTAGTAGGCATCGGCGACGACGGTTACGCGGGGCTCGGACGCAGCGCGCGGCGCGCGCTGCTCGACGCGACGCTCGTCGTCGGCGCGAAGCGGCATCTCGACATGCTGCCCGCGCGGCTGCCGGCCGCGCGCGAAACCTGGCCGTCGCCGTTCGATCTCGCGGGCGTGCTGGCCCGACGCGCATCGCCCGTCTGCGTGCTCGCCAGTGGCGACCCGATGCTGTTCGGCGTCGGCGCCACGCTCGCGCGCCAGCTTTCCCCCGACGAATGGCGCGTGCTGCCCGCACCGTCGTCGCTGTCGCTGGCAGCCGCGCGCCTCGGCTGGGCGCTGCAGGATGTCGGCGCGGTCTCGCTCGTCGGCCGTCCGCTTGCGACGCTCGCGCGTCACCTGCTGCCCGGCCGCCGCCTGTTCGTGCTGAGCGCCGACGGCCGCACGCCGGCCGCCGTCGCGGCCGAACTCGTCGCACGCGGCTTCGGGCCGACGCGCATCAGCGTGTTCGAACATCTCGGCGGCCCGCTCGAGCGGCGTCTCGACGGGCTCGCACAGGGCTGGCGCATCGACGAAACGGCCGCGCTCAATCTGGTGGCGCTCGACTGCCAGGCCTGCCCCGACGCGCCGCGCCGCGCGCTCACGCCCGGCCTGCCCGACGACGCGTACCGTCACGACGGCCAGCTCACCAAGCGCGACCTGCGCGCCATGACGCTCGGCCGCCTCGCGCCCGTGCCCGGCGAGCTGCTGTGGGACGTCGGCGCCGGCAGCGGCTCGATCGGCATCGAGTGGATGCGCGCGCATCCGTCATGCCAGGCAATCGCGATCGAAGCGCATGCGGAGCGGCAACGCTTCATCGAACACAACCGTGATGCGCTCGGCGTGCCGGGCCTGCAACTCGTCGCGGGCCGCGCCCCCGATGCGCTCGCGGGGCTCGCCGCGCCCGACGCGATCTTCATCGGCGGCGGGGCGACCGCACCCGGTGTGCTCGACGCGTGCTGGGCAGCGCTGAAACCGGGCGGCCGGCTGGTCGCGAACGCGGTCACGCTGCAGGGCGAGATGGCGCTCGCCGCGTGGCGCGATGCGCATGGCGGCACACTTACGCGTGTGTCGCTCGCACACGCCGAGCCGCTCGGCCGTTTCGACACGTGGCGGCAACCGTTGCCGGTCACGCTGTACGACGTGCGCAAGCCCGACACCGCCGACACGCCCGCACCGTCGACCGCGACGAACGCAACGGACGCGTGA
- a CDS encoding cobalt-precorrin-5B (C(1))-methyltransferase, whose amino-acid sequence MRDETPEQPAPLRFGYTTGSCATATSLAAARLLLAGSADDAVEIVLPKGQRVMMRLEFCRATADGAEAATIKDAGDDPDVTHGALIFARVALASAPGVRFHAGPGVGTVTRAGLTLPVGEPAINPVPRQMMTTHLEALAAEHGYAGGFDVTIGVEGGEALALKTMNPRLGIVGGLSILGTTGIVRPFSCSAYIASIHQGIDVARANGIAHIAACTGNASEDAMRAHYQLPDMALIEMGDFAGAVLKHLRRAPVARLSMCGGFGKLSKLAAGHLDLHSRHSSIDLPLLAQWAAEAGASDALQAAMRAANTSQEALKLAHADGVPLGDLVCAQALRVARDIVPPSVAVEIFAIDRQGRFVGEAR is encoded by the coding sequence ATGCGCGACGAGACCCCCGAACAGCCCGCGCCGCTACGCTTCGGCTATACGACCGGCAGCTGCGCGACCGCGACGTCGCTCGCCGCCGCACGGCTGCTGCTCGCGGGTAGTGCGGACGACGCGGTCGAGATCGTGCTGCCGAAGGGGCAGCGCGTGATGATGCGGCTCGAGTTCTGCCGGGCCACGGCCGACGGTGCGGAAGCCGCCACGATCAAGGATGCCGGCGACGATCCGGACGTCACGCACGGCGCGCTGATCTTCGCGCGCGTCGCGCTCGCGTCGGCGCCCGGCGTGCGGTTTCATGCGGGGCCGGGCGTCGGCACGGTCACGCGCGCGGGGCTGACGCTGCCGGTCGGTGAACCGGCAATCAACCCGGTGCCGCGCCAGATGATGACGACGCACCTGGAAGCGCTGGCGGCCGAGCACGGCTACGCGGGCGGCTTCGACGTGACGATCGGTGTGGAAGGCGGCGAAGCGCTCGCGCTAAAGACGATGAACCCGCGGCTCGGCATCGTCGGCGGGCTGTCGATCCTCGGCACGACCGGCATCGTGCGGCCGTTCTCGTGTTCGGCCTATATCGCGTCGATCCACCAGGGCATCGACGTCGCACGCGCGAACGGTATCGCGCATATCGCCGCATGCACCGGCAACGCGAGCGAGGACGCGATGCGCGCGCACTACCAACTGCCCGACATGGCGCTGATCGAGATGGGCGATTTCGCGGGTGCGGTCCTCAAGCACCTGCGGCGCGCACCGGTCGCGCGGCTGTCGATGTGCGGCGGCTTCGGCAAGCTCAGCAAGCTCGCGGCCGGCCATCTCGACCTGCACAGCCGCCATTCGAGCATCGACCTGCCGCTGCTCGCGCAGTGGGCGGCCGAAGCCGGCGCAAGCGATGCGCTGCAGGCCGCGATGCGCGCCGCGAACACGAGCCAGGAAGCGCTGAAGCTCGCGCATGCCGACGGCGTGCCGCTCGGCGATCTCGTTTGCGCACAGGCGCTGCGCGTCGCGCGCGACATCGTGCCGCCGTCGGTCGCTGTCGAGATATTCGCGATCGACCGGCAGGGCCGCTTCGTCGGGGAGGCGCGATGA
- a CDS encoding cobalt-precorrin-6A reductase — MSTRILLLGGTGDALKIARALGPRHVYSLAGLGKVPDDLRCDVRVGGFGGAAGLAAYLRDAGIGLVIDATHPYAAQISANAAAAAREASVPLWALRRAPWAPQPGDDWRMVDDWAGIEAALAPFKRPLFTLGREPLAHLDAIPPHQFWLVRCLDAHPGNAHAQIVAARGPFTLDGERALFALMGIDVVVSKNSGGAATEAKLDVARERRLPVVMLRRPPLPAADRAFDSATALIDALDPATRT; from the coding sequence ATGAGTACGCGCATCCTGCTGCTCGGCGGCACCGGCGATGCGCTGAAGATTGCACGCGCGCTCGGGCCTCGTCACGTCTACAGCCTGGCCGGCCTCGGCAAGGTACCCGACGACCTGCGCTGCGACGTGCGCGTCGGCGGCTTCGGTGGCGCGGCCGGGCTGGCCGCGTATCTGCGCGACGCCGGCATCGGCCTCGTGATCGACGCGACGCATCCGTATGCCGCGCAGATCAGCGCGAATGCCGCGGCCGCGGCGCGTGAAGCGAGCGTGCCGCTGTGGGCGCTGCGCCGCGCGCCGTGGGCGCCGCAACCCGGCGACGACTGGCGCATGGTCGACGACTGGGCCGGCATCGAGGCCGCGCTTGCACCGTTCAAGCGGCCGCTGTTTACGCTCGGCCGCGAACCGCTCGCGCATCTCGACGCGATCCCGCCGCACCAGTTCTGGCTCGTGCGCTGCCTCGACGCGCATCCCGGCAACGCGCATGCGCAGATCGTCGCCGCGCGCGGGCCGTTCACGCTCGACGGCGAGCGCGCGCTGTTCGCGCTGATGGGCATCGACGTCGTCGTCAGCAAGAACAGCGGTGGCGCGGCCACCGAAGCCAAGCTCGACGTCGCGCGCGAACGCCGGCTGCCGGTCGTAATGCTGCGCCGTCCGCCGCTGCCCGCGGCCGACCGCGCATTCGATTCGGCTACGGCGCTCATCGACGCGCTCGATCCGGCCACGCGCACGTGA
- the cobM gene encoding precorrin-4 C(11)-methyltransferase has product MTVYFIGAGPGDPELITVKGQRLVRTCPVILYAGSLVPAAVLDGHRAEQVVNTAELDLDAIVALLAGAHAKGQDVARVHSGDPSLYGAIGEQIRRLKALGIPYEIVPGVTATAACAATLGVELTLPGVAQTVILTRFAGKTTMPEGEALGSLAAHRATLAIHLGVRHLARIVDEVLPHYGADCPVAVIYRASWPDEARVTGTLADIVGKVQGTQIERTALILIGRVLDAEGFADSTLYASAG; this is encoded by the coding sequence ATGACGGTGTATTTCATCGGCGCGGGCCCCGGCGACCCGGAGCTGATCACGGTGAAGGGCCAGCGCCTCGTACGCACGTGCCCGGTGATCCTGTATGCGGGTTCGCTGGTGCCGGCCGCCGTGCTCGACGGCCATCGCGCGGAGCAGGTCGTCAATACGGCCGAGCTCGACCTCGACGCCATCGTCGCGCTGCTCGCCGGCGCGCACGCGAAAGGGCAAGACGTCGCGCGCGTGCATTCGGGCGACCCGTCGCTGTACGGCGCGATCGGCGAGCAGATTCGCCGATTGAAAGCGCTCGGGATTCCATATGAAATCGTGCCCGGCGTAACGGCCACGGCTGCGTGCGCGGCGACGCTCGGCGTCGAGCTAACGCTGCCCGGCGTCGCGCAGACGGTGATCCTCACGCGCTTCGCGGGCAAGACGACAATGCCGGAAGGCGAAGCGCTCGGCTCGCTCGCCGCGCACCGCGCGACGCTCGCGATTCATCTCGGCGTGCGCCATCTCGCCCGCATCGTCGACGAAGTGCTGCCGCATTACGGTGCCGATTGCCCGGTCGCGGTGATCTATCGCGCAAGCTGGCCCGATGAAGCCCGCGTGACCGGCACGCTCGCCGACATCGTCGGCAAGGTGCAGGGCACGCAGATCGAGCGCACGGCGCTGATCCTGATCGGGCGCGTGCTCGACGCCGAAGGGTTCGCGGATTCGACGCTGTACGCGAGCGCGGGCTGA
- a CDS encoding DMT family transporter — translation MNDNARKTGYLIMATLCWGIAIPFSKMVLPALSPAWLIVLQIAASVAVLACLAAVQRVSLQGIAPAQIAVVALIGMLEPRGAYYLGFVGMQSTSALHTAVIFALEPLGILAFNIVLFRFRVDGRLLVAGVVALMGVVVITLGDASADGHASLRGDAFVFAGVMVAALYVSLSTQAVTLPSATAMLLIQQAGSLLLALVLLGIDAGGSGPHRLPAWPAVWPALAIGVLQFTLAFLFYFRGARDNASYWSVVVLNLIPVVGIAASILILGESASPIYFVGGAITIGAALYTHLRERRSEPGPARA, via the coding sequence ATGAACGACAACGCGCGCAAGACCGGATACCTGATCATGGCGACGCTGTGCTGGGGCATCGCCATTCCGTTCAGCAAGATGGTGCTGCCTGCCCTGTCGCCCGCGTGGCTCATCGTGCTGCAGATCGCCGCCAGCGTCGCGGTGCTCGCGTGTCTCGCCGCCGTGCAGCGCGTGAGCCTGCAAGGCATCGCGCCGGCGCAGATCGCCGTGGTGGCGCTGATCGGCATGCTCGAACCGCGCGGTGCGTACTATCTCGGGTTCGTCGGCATGCAATCGACGTCCGCGCTGCACACGGCGGTGATCTTCGCGCTCGAACCGCTCGGTATTCTCGCGTTCAACATCGTGCTGTTCCGGTTCAGGGTCGACGGACGGCTGCTGGTTGCGGGCGTCGTCGCGTTGATGGGTGTCGTCGTCATCACGCTCGGCGATGCATCGGCGGACGGGCACGCGTCGCTGCGCGGCGATGCGTTCGTGTTCGCCGGCGTGATGGTGGCCGCGCTGTACGTGTCGTTGTCGACGCAGGCCGTGACGCTTCCGTCCGCGACGGCGATGCTGCTGATCCAGCAGGCCGGCTCGCTGCTGCTGGCGCTCGTGTTGCTCGGCATCGACGCGGGCGGCAGCGGGCCGCACCGGTTACCGGCGTGGCCGGCCGTGTGGCCCGCGCTGGCGATCGGCGTGCTGCAATTCACGCTCGCTTTCCTGTTCTATTTTCGTGGCGCGCGCGACAACGCATCGTACTGGAGCGTGGTCGTGCTCAACCTGATCCCCGTCGTCGGCATCGCCGCGTCGATCCTGATCCTCGGCGAATCGGCGTCGCCGATCTACTTCGTCGGCGGCGCAATCACGATCGGCGCGGCGCTCTACACGCACCTGCGCGAACGCCGTTCCGAACCCGGGCCGGCCCGTGCGTGA
- a CDS encoding MarR family winged helix-turn-helix transcriptional regulator: MKKQRLNNLLGALALGLNDRVEDAIARDTGLHGSSVDALVLLSQSHALTIDALARQLMLVHSSAVRLAERMVQEGLAAREPGDDKRTVVLTLTEAGHDAVQEVLAARGAAIADFTRTLTPEQCAQLMPICEQLVGALADDMQNAIRVCRQCDEDACDLRRCPSERAYRRFEAGQEAGG, encoded by the coding sequence GTGAAAAAGCAACGCCTGAACAATTTGTTGGGCGCACTCGCGCTCGGGCTGAACGACCGGGTAGAGGACGCCATCGCCCGCGACACGGGGCTGCACGGATCGAGCGTGGATGCGCTGGTGCTGCTGTCGCAATCGCATGCGCTGACGATCGACGCGCTGGCACGGCAATTGATGCTCGTGCATTCGTCGGCGGTGCGGCTCGCCGAGCGGATGGTGCAGGAAGGGCTTGCCGCACGCGAGCCCGGCGACGACAAGCGCACTGTCGTGCTGACGCTGACCGAGGCCGGGCACGATGCGGTGCAGGAGGTGCTTGCCGCGCGCGGTGCGGCGATCGCGGACTTCACGCGCACGTTGACGCCGGAGCAATGCGCGCAGCTCATGCCGATCTGCGAGCAACTGGTCGGCGCGCTGGCCGACGACATGCAGAATGCGATCCGCGTGTGCCGGCAGTGCGACGAAGACGCGTGCGATTTGCGGCGCTGCCCGTCCGAGCGTGCGTATCGGCGGTTCGAGGCGGGGCAGGAAGCGGGTGGCTGA
- a CDS encoding MFS transporter, whose amino-acid sequence MNRFTSPGWRLAAIVLVGLNLRPALAAVGPLLDMIQRTTGISDGAASLLTTIPILLMGLGALSARRLQRLTGIAGGVWLGVALIGLACVSRVGAQHAWLLLASACCAGVGIAMVQALLPGFVKANFSTRIGGAMGVYSTSIMGGAVLASVIAPFAAARWGWLPALAGWALPAAVAALAWPLASRGGDAFAAGPTSASNTQPSRSPRAWRLALFFGIATGAYTLVLAWLPPYYMRLGWSPTAAGSLLGGVTLAEVVAGLTISAMIDRLPDRRPALHAAIASLFVGLLVMLVAPEALALPAALLMGAGIGALFPLSLIVTVDHAATPADAASLTGFVQGIGYLIAGLFPFAAGIVRQHLADLSPAWIAMACLCVALFALAAGFAPKRVLHVARA is encoded by the coding sequence ATGAATCGCTTCACTTCCCCCGGATGGCGGCTCGCCGCCATCGTCCTTGTCGGGCTGAACCTGCGGCCGGCGCTCGCCGCGGTCGGCCCGCTGCTCGACATGATCCAGCGCACGACCGGCATCAGCGACGGCGCGGCCAGCCTGCTGACGACGATCCCGATCCTGCTGATGGGGCTCGGCGCGCTGAGTGCGCGGCGCCTGCAGCGCCTGACCGGCATCGCGGGCGGCGTCTGGCTCGGCGTCGCGCTGATCGGGCTGGCCTGCGTGTCGCGCGTCGGCGCGCAGCACGCATGGCTGCTGCTCGCGAGCGCCTGCTGCGCAGGCGTCGGGATCGCGATGGTGCAGGCGCTGCTGCCTGGCTTCGTGAAGGCGAATTTCTCGACGCGGATCGGCGGGGCGATGGGCGTCTATTCGACGTCGATCATGGGCGGCGCCGTGCTCGCGAGCGTTATCGCGCCGTTTGCCGCGGCGCGCTGGGGCTGGCTTCCCGCGCTCGCGGGCTGGGCGCTGCCGGCCGCGGTGGCTGCTCTGGCCTGGCCGCTGGCCAGTCGCGGCGGCGACGCATTCGCCGCCGGGCCGACGTCGGCGTCGAACACGCAGCCGTCGCGCTCGCCGCGCGCGTGGCGGCTCGCGCTGTTCTTCGGCATCGCGACGGGCGCGTACACGCTCGTGCTCGCGTGGCTGCCGCCGTACTACATGCGGCTCGGCTGGTCGCCGACGGCGGCCGGCAGCCTGCTCGGCGGCGTGACGCTCGCGGAAGTCGTCGCGGGGCTGACGATCTCGGCGATGATCGACCGCCTGCCCGATCGCCGGCCCGCGCTGCATGCGGCGATCGCGTCGCTGTTCGTCGGCTTGCTGGTGATGCTGGTCGCACCGGAAGCGCTTGCGCTACCGGCCGCGCTGTTGATGGGTGCGGGGATCGGCGCGCTGTTTCCGCTGTCGCTGATCGTCACCGTTGACCACGCCGCGACACCGGCCGATGCCGCGTCGCTGACGGGGTTCGTGCAGGGCATCGGCTACCTGATCGCCGGGCTGTTCCCGTTCGCGGCGGGCATCGTGCGCCAGCACCTCGCGGACCTGTCACCCGCGTGGATCGCGATGGCCTGCCTGTGTGTCGCGCTGTTCGCGCTGGCGGCGGGGTTTGCACCGAAGCGGGTGCTGCACGTCGCGCGTGCGTAG
- a CDS encoding MarR family winged helix-turn-helix transcriptional regulator: MDRAAHALAQWRAERPDLDASSMVVTGRLQEAALVIARDRLNPLFARYGMQPGEFDVLATLRRGGAPFALTPTALYDALMMSSGGMTARIDRLQKAGWVERRPNPADGRGTLVALTETGRALIDEAVVAHIDNQRELLGVLSDAEQAQLSELLGKLLAGLGDGALKGAEGK, translated from the coding sequence ATGGATCGAGCCGCACATGCGCTCGCACAATGGCGCGCCGAGCGTCCGGATCTCGACGCGTCGTCGATGGTGGTGACGGGGCGGCTGCAGGAAGCGGCGCTCGTGATCGCGCGCGACCGTCTCAATCCGCTGTTCGCGCGCTACGGGATGCAGCCGGGTGAGTTCGACGTGCTGGCGACGCTGAGGCGTGGCGGGGCGCCGTTCGCGTTGACGCCGACGGCGCTTTACGACGCGCTGATGATGTCGTCGGGTGGGATGACTGCGCGGATCGACCGGTTGCAGAAAGCAGGGTGGGTGGAGCGCCGGCCGAATCCGGCGGATGGGCGTGGGACGCTTGTGGCGCTGACGGAGACCGGTCGCGCGCTGATCGATGAAGCGGTTGTCGCGCATATCGACAATCAGCGGGAGTTGCTGGGCGTGCTGTCGGATGCGGAACAGGCGCAGTTGTCGGAACTGCTGGGAAAGCTGCTGGCGGGGTTGGGGGACGGGGCGCTGAAAGGGGCTGAGGGAAAGTAG
- a CDS encoding glutathione S-transferase N-terminal domain-containing protein produces MSDLSAFPITQKWPAQHPDRLQLYSLPTPNGVKVSIMLEETGLPYEPHLVRFDTNDQLSPAFLSLNPNNKIPAIIDPNGPDGKPLPLFESGAILIYLADKTSQLIPKDLAGRYETIQWVMFQMGGIGPMFGQVGFFHKFAGRDYEDKRPRDRYVDESKRLLGVLDAHLENRQWVMGDMYTIADIAIFPWVRNLVGFYEAGDLVGFSEFRNVQRVLEAFVARPAVARGLNIPARG; encoded by the coding sequence ATGTCCGACCTGTCCGCCTTCCCGATCACGCAAAAATGGCCGGCCCAGCATCCCGACCGCCTCCAGCTCTACTCGCTGCCGACGCCGAACGGCGTCAAGGTGTCGATCATGCTCGAGGAAACCGGCCTGCCGTACGAGCCGCACCTCGTGCGCTTCGACACGAACGACCAGTTGTCGCCGGCATTCCTGTCGCTGAACCCGAACAACAAGATCCCGGCGATCATCGATCCGAACGGCCCGGACGGCAAGCCGCTGCCGCTGTTCGAATCGGGCGCGATCCTGATCTATCTCGCGGACAAGACGAGTCAGTTGATCCCGAAGGATCTCGCGGGCCGCTACGAGACGATCCAGTGGGTGATGTTCCAGATGGGCGGCATCGGGCCGATGTTCGGCCAGGTCGGCTTCTTTCATAAGTTCGCCGGCCGCGACTACGAGGACAAGCGCCCGCGTGATCGTTATGTCGACGAGTCGAAGCGCCTGCTCGGCGTGCTCGACGCGCATCTCGAGAACCGCCAGTGGGTGATGGGCGATATGTACACGATCGCCGATATTGCGATCTTTCCGTGGGTGCGGAATCTTGTCGGGTTCTATGAGGCCGGGGATCTGGTTGGGTTTAGTGAATTCCGGAACGTCCAGCGGGTGCTTGAAGCGTTCGTTGCGCGGCCGGCTGTTGCTCGCGGGCTCAATATTCCGGCGCGGGGGTGA
- a CDS encoding porin, protein MKTKLAALAALAGCSALAHAQSSVTLYGVIDSGLVYQSTSAASFSPTAPNTGKVFRMKDGGIYSSFWGIKGSEDIGGGYKVNFKLQGSFDSGSGKLQLSDTPGAVAIFNQVASLGVSGPFGSFTAGRQIVPMIYAMADTDVRNAQFFGSVLIAWLGLNTAAGWSGTSTNAAIGALYDSNALVYQSPTFAGASIALEYAPGGVAGQFQGGTRESVVLKYANYGLNASAVYYNGHDTSPAPGVAPTGVDNNRFFYVGAKYTIHDFSVSASYGNGRNPSHADKVNLDMLSAGIGYRFTPALQVTSAVYYLKDRNVSANKSTAVVLAADYSLSKRTMVYAQVGHVNNRGTMDQMLVYGQPVAPGVGTTAAMIGLRHNF, encoded by the coding sequence ATGAAGACGAAACTGGCCGCGCTCGCGGCGCTTGCCGGCTGTTCGGCGCTCGCGCACGCGCAATCCTCCGTCACGCTCTATGGCGTGATCGACTCGGGCCTGGTGTACCAGAGCACGTCGGCGGCGTCGTTCAGCCCGACCGCGCCGAACACGGGCAAGGTGTTCCGCATGAAGGACGGCGGCATCTACTCGAGCTTCTGGGGCATCAAGGGCAGCGAGGACATCGGCGGCGGCTATAAGGTCAACTTCAAACTGCAGGGCTCGTTCGACAGCGGCAGCGGCAAGCTGCAGCTGAGCGACACGCCGGGCGCCGTCGCGATCTTCAACCAGGTCGCGTCGCTCGGCGTGTCGGGCCCGTTCGGCTCGTTCACGGCCGGCCGCCAGATCGTGCCGATGATCTACGCGATGGCCGACACCGACGTGCGCAACGCGCAGTTCTTCGGCAGCGTGCTGATCGCGTGGCTCGGCCTGAACACGGCGGCCGGCTGGTCGGGGACGAGCACCAACGCAGCGATCGGCGCGCTGTACGACAGTAATGCGCTCGTCTACCAGTCGCCGACCTTCGCGGGTGCGTCGATCGCGCTCGAATACGCGCCGGGCGGTGTGGCCGGGCAGTTCCAGGGCGGCACGCGCGAATCGGTCGTGCTGAAGTATGCGAACTACGGGCTCAACGCTTCGGCCGTCTACTACAACGGGCACGACACGAGCCCGGCGCCCGGCGTCGCGCCGACCGGCGTCGACAACAACCGCTTCTTCTACGTCGGCGCGAAATACACGATCCACGATTTCTCGGTATCGGCGTCGTACGGCAACGGCAGGAATCCGTCGCATGCGGACAAGGTGAACCTCGACATGCTGTCGGCCGGCATCGGCTATCGCTTCACGCCCGCGCTGCAGGTGACGTCGGCGGTGTATTACCTGAAGGACCGCAACGTCTCGGCGAACAAGTCGACGGCGGTCGTGCTCGCGGCCGACTACAGCCTGTCGAAGCGGACGATGGTCTATGCGCAGGTCGGCCACGTGAACAACCGCGGCACGATGGACCAGATGCTCGTGTACGGGCAGCCGGTCGCGCCGGGCGTCGGCACGACGGCCGCGATGATCGGGCTGCGGCACAACTTCTGA